In Desertifilum tharense IPPAS B-1220, a genomic segment contains:
- a CDS encoding adenylosuccinate synthase translates to MANVIVIGAQWGDEGKGKITDLLSKSADVVVRYQGGVNAGHTVVVKDKTFKLHLIPSGILYPDTECIIGCGTVIDPQVLIEEIDQLEKLGISTKNLMISETAHVTMPYHRLIDQASEERRGNHKIGTTKRGIGPTYADKSERTGIRVIDLMEPEALKKQLRWTVNYKNVILEKLYDLPPLDPEEVIDQYLAYAERLRPHVVDSSLRIYDAIQEKRNILFEGAQGTLLDLDHGTYPYVTSSNPVAGGACVGTGIGPTAIDRVIGVAKAYTTRVGEGPFPTELHGEVGQLLCDRGAEFGTTTGRRRRCGWFDAVIGRYAVRINGLDCLAITKLDVLDELDEIQVCVAYEIDGTQCDDFPSGSRKFARCQPIYKTLPGWKQSTADCRTLEDLPKQALDYLKFLAELMEVPIAIVSLGASRDQTIIVEDPIHGPKRALLDANGTPVGV, encoded by the coding sequence TTGGCTAACGTTATTGTAATTGGGGCCCAGTGGGGCGACGAAGGAAAAGGCAAGATAACAGATTTGCTGAGTAAGTCAGCAGATGTGGTTGTACGTTACCAAGGGGGGGTCAATGCAGGCCACACTGTTGTCGTAAAGGATAAAACCTTTAAACTGCACCTGATTCCCTCTGGAATTTTATATCCCGATACCGAGTGCATTATTGGCTGCGGCACCGTCATCGATCCGCAAGTCCTGATTGAAGAAATCGATCAGCTTGAAAAACTGGGCATTTCCACGAAAAATCTGATGATTTCGGAAACCGCCCATGTGACGATGCCCTATCATCGCCTGATCGATCAAGCCTCCGAAGAACGGCGAGGCAACCATAAGATCGGCACCACCAAGCGCGGGATTGGACCAACCTACGCCGATAAATCAGAACGCACGGGGATTCGCGTCATCGATTTGATGGAACCCGAAGCGCTGAAAAAACAACTGCGGTGGACTGTTAATTATAAGAATGTCATTTTAGAAAAACTTTACGATCTGCCCCCTCTCGATCCAGAGGAAGTGATCGACCAGTATTTAGCATACGCCGAACGCCTGCGCCCGCATGTGGTAGATAGTTCCTTGCGGATTTATGATGCCATTCAAGAAAAGCGCAATATTTTGTTTGAAGGGGCGCAAGGGACGCTTTTGGATCTCGATCATGGCACCTATCCCTACGTCACCTCCTCCAACCCCGTAGCCGGGGGCGCTTGCGTGGGAACGGGGATTGGCCCCACTGCGATCGATCGCGTGATTGGCGTCGCCAAAGCCTATACCACCCGCGTTGGTGAAGGGCCCTTCCCCACCGAATTGCACGGGGAAGTGGGACAATTATTGTGCGATCGCGGTGCCGAATTTGGCACCACCACCGGACGGCGGCGGCGTTGCGGCTGGTTTGATGCGGTGATCGGACGCTATGCCGTGCGGATCAACGGTTTAGACTGTCTGGCGATCACCAAACTCGACGTTCTCGACGAACTCGATGAAATTCAAGTCTGCGTCGCCTACGAAATCGACGGGACTCAGTGCGACGACTTCCCCAGTGGATCGCGGAAATTCGCCCGGTGCCAGCCTATTTATAAAACGCTACCGGGTTGGAAACAATCGACAGCCGATTGTCGCACCCTAGAAGACTTACCCAAGCAAGCCCTCGACTATCTGAAGTTCCTCGCCGAACTGATGGAAGTTCCGATTGCGATTGTCTCGCTTGGGGCAAGCCGCGATCAGACCATTATCGTTGAAGATCCGATTCACGGTCCGAAACGCGCCCTACTTGATGCGAATGGAACGCCCGTCGGCGTCTGA
- a CDS encoding adenosine deaminase: protein MALYAELHRHLGGSVVPRILWRYFHRSDAELAQRFPEYNSFEDFYTRPRNTLDEYLELHTLVESVQTSETLPYFIYRLIRGAYIFENLAYLELRYTPYLRTPEHLSQSQRIDLMREIVEIVGKASQLQDCPTVASQILCMHSRLPYEVNRAIIDLAVEKREYVCAIDIAGGDAHYRDRLDEIIQLYEYARSHGLNTTGHLYETPDGCYPELLPYLMRIGHGIQIPLLHPELLPEVARRGQCLEVCPTTYLKTGTLTDLHQLKVVFDRCFEAGVDVAICTDNAGLHNVRLPFEYENLLTLDVIGFEELQACQEASFRHAFAWPYRDRPASLLNGLLKTETSPALAASS, encoded by the coding sequence ATGGCTTTATATGCGGAACTTCACCGCCACCTGGGGGGGTCAGTCGTTCCCCGTATTCTTTGGCGGTATTTTCATCGTAGCGATGCAGAACTTGCACAACGTTTTCCAGAATACAATAGTTTTGAGGATTTTTACACGCGACCGCGCAACACCCTGGATGAATATTTAGAGTTGCATACTTTAGTAGAAAGCGTGCAAACCTCGGAAACGCTGCCCTATTTTATTTATCGGTTAATTCGCGGGGCGTATATTTTTGAGAATTTGGCGTATTTGGAGTTGCGTTATACGCCTTATTTGCGAACCCCCGAACACCTGAGTCAGTCGCAGCGGATTGACTTGATGCGCGAGATTGTAGAGATTGTGGGGAAAGCCAGTCAACTCCAGGATTGTCCAACCGTGGCTAGCCAGATCCTGTGTATGCACTCGCGCTTGCCCTATGAGGTGAATCGGGCGATTATCGATTTAGCGGTCGAAAAGCGCGAATATGTCTGTGCGATTGATATTGCAGGGGGCGATGCTCATTATCGCGATCGCCTTGATGAAATTATCCAGCTTTACGAGTATGCGCGATCGCACGGACTCAACACCACCGGACACCTGTACGAAACCCCCGATGGCTGCTATCCCGAACTGTTACCCTATCTCATGCGGATCGGACATGGGATTCAAATTCCGCTATTGCACCCCGAATTGTTGCCCGAAGTCGCCCGACGCGGACAATGTTTAGAGGTGTGTCCCACCACGTATCTCAAAACCGGCACCCTAACCGATTTGCATCAACTCAAAGTCGTCTTCGATCGGTGCTTTGAAGCGGGTGTAGATGTCGCCATCTGTACGGATAATGCGGGCTTGCATAACGTGCGCTTGCCGTTTGAGTATGAGAACCTGCTGACCCTTGACGTGATTGGTTTTGAAGAATTACAAGCCTGTCAAGAGGCGTCCTTCCGCCATGCTTTTGCCTGGCCCTATCGCGATCGCCCAGCATCCTTACTCAACGGACTGCTGAAAACAGAAACCTCACCCGCTTTAGCGGCTAGCAGCTAG
- the pstA gene encoding phosphate ABC transporter permease PstA, which produces MTTQSPEMSDRDLFARKSNSPRNIFNVGMTVLVSVFTVVMLLPLGAIIFDVARKGIQYVGIDSFTRLPPPPGLTEGGFGNAVVGTLIVLSIAAAISAPFGILAAVYLTEFGRGSRIAYWVKFAANVLSGVPAILCGLFAYAVVVLTTGGFSAFAGGVALAVLMLPIVLRTTEEGLLLVPREVRQAAIGLGATNFQTITRIVLPAALPAIATAVTLSLARAGGEAAPLLFTALNNNFWSTDPSQPIATLSVLIYFFAIIPYKAQQDLAWAAALVLLGIILLVSITSRLLTRRKVY; this is translated from the coding sequence ATGACTACTCAAAGCCCAGAAATGAGCGATCGCGATCTGTTTGCTCGCAAATCCAATTCACCCCGCAATATCTTTAATGTGGGGATGACTGTTTTAGTCTCTGTCTTTACAGTCGTGATGCTGCTGCCTTTGGGGGCCATTATTTTTGATGTGGCCCGTAAAGGGATTCAATATGTTGGGATTGATTCCTTTACCCGCTTGCCTCCCCCGCCCGGTTTAACAGAAGGGGGCTTTGGCAACGCTGTTGTGGGAACCTTAATTGTCCTGAGTATTGCTGCTGCCATTAGCGCCCCGTTTGGCATTTTAGCGGCGGTGTATTTAACCGAGTTTGGACGCGGCAGCCGCATTGCCTATTGGGTGAAGTTTGCCGCCAACGTTCTCAGCGGCGTTCCGGCGATTCTGTGCGGTTTGTTCGCCTATGCGGTGGTCGTACTGACAACGGGTGGTTTCTCGGCCTTTGCGGGTGGGGTGGCGCTGGCGGTGCTGATGTTGCCGATTGTGTTGCGAACCACAGAAGAAGGGTTGTTGCTGGTTCCCAGAGAAGTGCGACAAGCGGCTATCGGCTTGGGGGCAACGAATTTTCAAACGATTACGCGGATTGTGCTGCCTGCGGCTTTACCGGCGATCGCCACTGCGGTTACACTTTCATTAGCCCGTGCGGGTGGGGAAGCTGCACCGTTACTGTTTACCGCCCTGAACAATAACTTTTGGTCTACTGACCCCTCCCAACCCATCGCGACCTTATCGGTACTGATTTATTTCTTTGCGATTATTCCCTACAAGGCACAACAGGATTTGGCTTGGGCCGCAGCATTGGTCTTGCTGGGGATTATTTTGTTGGTGAGTATTACTTCGCGACTCCTGACGCGGCGCAAAGTTTACTGA
- a CDS encoding AAA family ATPase, protein MTETSLPPVIRQMLKPDFYPHPAQEPIHLEQTHVSYVLLTGEYAYKLKKPVNFGFLDFSTLELRRHFCQEELRMNQRGAPDLYLEVVAISQDGDRFYLGEGEGEVVEYAVKMRQFPQEALFSGMFEKNELTEELMQRLGQVVAEFHGKSATNDYIRSFGQVSQIREAFDQNYEQSQKYIGGPQTQQWFDQTQDYSDRFFAERQDLFESRIQNHRIRECHGDLHARNISLWQDKIVLFDCIEFNEPFRFVDVMYDVAFAVMDLEARGRQDLGNAFLNTYIEQTGDWEGLQLLPLYLSRQAYVRAKVTSFLLDDPAVPEPQKAKASQTASEYYKLAWEYTQQKQGQVILMSGVSGSGKSTVARKLARKLGAIHLRSDAVRKHLAGIPLTQRGGDDLYTPEMSQKTYNRLLELGLLLASQGFNAILDAKYDRVAYRESAIARAKEQGLSLRIINCIAPVEVLRERLEQRTGDIADATADLLESQLAALEPYTAEERHYVTSLDTSQDLDEQVQEVYRQLSAKPLH, encoded by the coding sequence ATGACAGAAACCAGCCTTCCCCCCGTCATTCGACAGATGCTGAAACCGGATTTCTATCCGCATCCGGCACAAGAACCGATTCATTTAGAACAAACCCACGTTTCCTATGTGCTGCTGACGGGCGAGTATGCCTATAAACTGAAAAAACCTGTAAACTTCGGCTTTTTAGACTTTTCTACCCTAGAATTGCGCCGCCACTTTTGCCAAGAAGAGTTGCGGATGAATCAGCGAGGCGCGCCGGATCTGTATTTAGAGGTGGTGGCGATTTCTCAAGATGGCGATCGCTTTTACCTAGGCGAAGGCGAGGGGGAGGTCGTTGAATATGCTGTGAAAATGCGCCAATTTCCCCAAGAAGCCCTATTCAGCGGGATGTTTGAAAAAAATGAACTCACCGAAGAATTGATGCAGCGCTTGGGGCAAGTCGTGGCGGAGTTTCACGGGAAATCAGCCACCAACGACTATATCCGCAGCTTTGGTCAAGTCTCGCAAATTCGCGAAGCCTTCGATCAAAACTACGAACAAAGCCAGAAATACATTGGCGGCCCGCAGACGCAACAATGGTTTGACCAAACCCAAGACTATAGCGATCGCTTTTTTGCCGAACGTCAAGATCTGTTTGAATCTCGCATTCAAAATCATCGCATTCGCGAATGTCACGGCGACTTACACGCCCGCAATATTAGCCTGTGGCAAGACAAAATTGTCCTATTTGACTGTATTGAATTCAATGAACCCTTCCGCTTTGTCGATGTCATGTACGATGTCGCCTTCGCCGTTATGGACTTGGAAGCGCGGGGACGCCAAGATTTAGGAAACGCCTTTTTAAATACCTATATCGAACAAACCGGAGACTGGGAAGGCTTGCAACTCCTCCCCCTGTACCTGAGTCGCCAAGCCTACGTTCGGGCAAAAGTCACCTCTTTCTTACTCGACGATCCGGCGGTTCCCGAACCCCAAAAAGCCAAAGCCAGCCAAACCGCCTCGGAGTATTACAAACTCGCTTGGGAATATACCCAACAAAAACAAGGTCAGGTTATCCTGATGTCGGGCGTATCGGGTTCCGGTAAAAGTACCGTAGCGCGCAAACTCGCCCGAAAATTAGGCGCAATTCACCTCCGTTCTGACGCCGTTCGCAAACACTTGGCGGGAATTCCCCTCACCCAACGCGGAGGCGATGACCTGTATACGCCGGAAATGAGTCAAAAGACGTATAATCGCCTTTTAGAGTTGGGTTTGCTCTTAGCGTCTCAAGGGTTTAACGCGATCTTAGATGCCAAGTACGATCGCGTGGCGTATCGAGAAAGTGCGATCGCCCGCGCTAAAGAACAAGGCTTATCCCTCCGCATCATCAACTGTATCGCCCCTGTGGAAGTCTTGAGGGAACGCTTAGAACAGCGAACCGGCGATATTGCCGATGCCACCGCAGACCTATTAGAATCGCAACTGGCCGCCCTAGAACCCTACACCGCCGAGGAACGCCACTACGTCACCTCTCTCGATACCAGCCAGGATCTAGACGAACAAGTCCAAGAAGTCTATCGCCAGCTATCCGCCAAACCGTTGCACTAA
- the pstC gene encoding phosphate ABC transporter permease subunit PstC, translated as MSSLTGDSLADKPISLEKRWNVTTIVDQIFYFLTLILAIGVGFVLTWVAYEIVGLAFPAIQGYGLSFLTSTTWDPVRNIYGVLPQVYGTLVTSFIALLIAVPFGVGIAIFLSEDFVPVSIRTPIAFAIELLAAVPSVVYGLWGIFVFIPFLRPFYLFLHNNFGWIPLFSTPPRGNSLLTLGIVLSIMIVPTIIAISRSTLISLPRDLRQGALALGATRWEAILRVLVPAGFSGIVGSIMLALGRALGETMAAAMLVGNANRITASLLAPGATIASLIASQFGEAGRAQVAALMYSGVVLMVMTLLVNISAEVIIRRFQNIE; from the coding sequence ATGAGTTCACTGACTGGAGACTCCCTCGCAGATAAGCCGATTTCCCTAGAAAAACGATGGAATGTCACCACTATTGTTGACCAAATTTTTTACTTCCTGACTCTAATCTTGGCGATTGGGGTGGGTTTTGTCTTGACCTGGGTGGCTTATGAAATTGTAGGCTTGGCATTTCCAGCTATTCAAGGCTATGGGTTGAGCTTTCTGACCTCAACGACCTGGGACCCCGTTCGCAACATCTATGGCGTTCTGCCACAGGTTTACGGCACTCTAGTCACCTCATTTATTGCCTTGTTAATTGCCGTTCCCTTTGGGGTCGGCATTGCGATTTTTTTAAGCGAAGACTTTGTACCCGTCTCGATTCGCACCCCCATTGCTTTTGCGATTGAACTGCTGGCGGCGGTGCCTAGCGTCGTTTATGGTTTGTGGGGAATTTTCGTTTTCATTCCCTTTTTAAGACCCTTTTATTTATTCCTGCATAACAACTTTGGCTGGATTCCCCTGTTTTCTACTCCACCGAGAGGTAATAGCCTTCTCACCTTGGGAATTGTCCTGTCAATCATGATTGTGCCCACAATTATTGCTATTTCTCGCAGTACCTTAATTTCTTTGCCTCGCGATTTGCGTCAAGGGGCCCTGGCTTTAGGGGCGACGCGTTGGGAAGCAATTTTGCGCGTGTTGGTGCCTGCTGGCTTTTCGGGAATTGTCGGTTCAATCATGCTGGCTTTGGGTCGGGCTTTGGGCGAAACAATGGCGGCGGCGATGTTAGTCGGCAATGCTAACCGGATTACCGCCTCTTTATTGGCACCTGGGGCAACCATTGCTTCATTGATTGCTTCCCAGTTCGGCGAAGCGGGGCGCGCCCAAGTTGCAGCCCTGATGTATTCCGGGGTGGTTCTAATGGTGATGACGCTTTTAGTCAATATTTCTGCCGAAGTCATCATTAGACGCTTCCAAAACATCGAGTAA
- a CDS encoding amino acid ABC transporter ATP-binding protein produces MEDSRPAIIFTDLHKSYGELEVLRGVSGTIRTGEVVAVIGSSGCGKSTLLRCFNRLETINGGQLIVNNIDLSRPNLKTHQLRELRSQVGMVFQQFNLFPHLSVVENLMLAPQKVQNKSRRESLQLAHHYLEKVGLSQKANAYPEQLSGGQKQRVAIARSLCMSPKILLFDEPTSALDPELVGEVLMVMKQLAEEGMTMVVVTHEMQFAREVAHRVIFLNQGLVEEQGNARQVLTNPQSDRLRAFLSRMNLVSSAS; encoded by the coding sequence ATGGAAGATTCCCGCCCTGCCATTATTTTTACAGATTTGCATAAAAGCTATGGCGAATTAGAGGTTCTGCGCGGCGTTAGCGGAACGATTCGCACTGGCGAGGTTGTCGCTGTGATTGGGTCATCTGGATGCGGTAAAAGTACGTTGCTGCGCTGTTTTAACCGTCTGGAAACGATTAATGGCGGTCAGTTAATTGTCAATAATATTGATTTATCGCGACCGAACTTGAAGACGCACCAGTTGCGGGAATTGCGATCGCAAGTCGGCATGGTGTTTCAGCAGTTTAACCTGTTTCCCCACCTCAGCGTCGTTGAAAATTTGATGCTAGCACCCCAGAAGGTGCAGAATAAATCCCGCCGCGAGAGTTTGCAACTAGCGCATCATTACCTAGAAAAGGTGGGTTTATCCCAGAAGGCGAATGCGTACCCAGAACAATTATCGGGGGGACAAAAGCAGCGAGTGGCGATCGCCCGCAGCCTTTGCATGAGTCCCAAAATCCTCCTCTTTGACGAACCCACCAGCGCCCTCGATCCGGAATTAGTCGGGGAAGTGCTAATGGTAATGAAGCAGTTAGCCGAAGAAGGGATGACGATGGTGGTGGTGACGCATGAAATGCAGTTTGCTAGGGAAGTGGCGCATCGGGTCATTTTCCTCAACCAGGGGTTAGTGGAAGAACAGGGAAATGCACGTCAGGTGTTGACGAACCCTCAAAGCGATCGCTTGCGGGCCTTTTTATCGAGAATGAATTTAGTGTCTTCTGCCTCGTAA
- the psb27 gene encoding photosystem II protein Psb27 — protein sequence MKRLLSRLLPLILVAVIGLVGCSGQTGTLTGDYRQDTLSLIESLRTAIELPDNTPDKAAAQADARQRINDFASRYRRDPAVSNLSSFTTMRTALNGLAGHYSSYPNRPVPQKLKTRLEQEFRQVESALQRGA from the coding sequence ATCAAACGTTTGCTATCGCGCCTCCTGCCTCTTATTTTAGTTGCGGTTATTGGTTTAGTCGGCTGTTCCGGTCAGACAGGTACGCTAACGGGCGATTATCGCCAAGATACCTTGAGTTTGATTGAAAGTCTCAGAACCGCGATTGAACTTCCTGATAATACGCCAGATAAAGCGGCAGCTCAAGCGGATGCTCGCCAGCGCATTAATGATTTTGCTTCTCGCTACCGTCGCGATCCGGCGGTGTCTAATTTAAGTTCATTTACGACAATGCGAACTGCACTAAACGGTTTAGCCGGTCACTATAGTTCTTATCCGAATCGTCCGGTTCCTCAAAAACTGAAAACGCGCTTAGAACAAGAGTTCAGACAGGTGGAATCTGCTTTGCAACGGGGCGCTTAA
- a CDS encoding AAA family ATPase, whose product MLQRLYVHNFRCLENFELSLKGMSSALLIGKNGVGKSTISSALELLQTIGRGQNRVGQLIQTKDFSPGRSDIPIRFEIEVLLEEKVYKYVLALELPESFRELRVREEQLLVAGASIFSRQEAQVTLSSRSREAQFLVDWHLIALPVIQEQSEADPLRIFRTWLARMVILSPIPSLMTGDSNGETLEPKRDGSNFGEWFSGLLSRYPAAYKEVDKYLQTAMPDISDIYNELIAKNSKSMIVRFEKNDASLSVDFKDLSDGEKCFFLCAVVLAANKYYGPLFCFWDEPDNHLSLSEVGHFMMSLRRSFKSSGQILATSHNEEAIRKFSSENTFLLDRKSHLEPTLIRLLSEVSIGGDIIDSLILGDAEL is encoded by the coding sequence ATGCTTCAAAGATTATATGTCCATAATTTTAGATGTTTAGAAAACTTTGAGCTATCTCTCAAAGGAATGTCATCAGCACTTCTGATTGGGAAGAATGGAGTAGGGAAATCAACAATTTCTAGTGCATTAGAGTTACTTCAAACGATTGGTCGGGGACAAAATAGAGTTGGGCAGTTAATTCAAACTAAAGACTTTTCTCCCGGACGATCTGATATCCCAATTCGATTTGAAATTGAAGTCTTACTCGAAGAGAAAGTCTATAAATATGTGCTTGCATTGGAATTGCCAGAAAGCTTTAGAGAACTGCGAGTACGTGAAGAGCAGTTGTTAGTTGCAGGAGCCTCAATTTTTTCCAGACAAGAAGCTCAAGTTACTCTGAGTTCACGAAGTCGCGAAGCTCAATTTTTGGTAGATTGGCATCTGATTGCTCTTCCAGTTATTCAAGAGCAATCCGAAGCCGATCCGCTTCGTATCTTCAGAACTTGGCTTGCACGCATGGTTATCTTATCTCCCATTCCAAGCTTAATGACGGGAGACTCTAACGGTGAAACTTTAGAACCAAAACGAGATGGTTCCAACTTTGGAGAATGGTTTTCTGGCTTGCTCAGTCGCTATCCTGCTGCCTATAAAGAAGTCGATAAATATCTACAAACGGCTATGCCTGATATTAGCGATATTTATAATGAATTAATTGCTAAAAATTCCAAGAGCATGATTGTTAGGTTTGAAAAAAATGACGCCAGTTTAAGTGTTGATTTTAAGGACTTATCTGATGGAGAGAAATGCTTCTTTCTCTGTGCAGTTGTCTTAGCTGCCAATAAATATTACGGGCCGCTTTTTTGCTTCTGGGATGAGCCTGACAATCACCTTTCCTTATCAGAAGTTGGACATTTTATGATGTCGCTGCGTCGTTCATTTAAGAGCAGCGGTCAAATTTTAGCAACTTCGCATAATGAAGAAGCTATTAGAAAGTTTTCTAGTGAAAATACGTTCTTGCTCGATCGAAAAAGTCATTTAGAGCCGACTTTAATCCGATTACTGAGTGAAGTATCTATCGGCGGAGATATTATAGATAGCTTAATTCTTGGCGATGCAGAATTATGA
- the pstS gene encoding phosphate ABC transporter substrate-binding protein PstS, with translation MRLRLNSLNPTRLAATSLSAVALAFSVTACGPRTAETPTPGTATTQGGGSGQTVTLSGAGASFPAPLYQRWFAAYNQDVDRNVQVSYQSVGSGAGLEQYINGTVDFGASDAPIQGDRLKSFQDKYTAEPIQIPMAAGAVVLAYNLPGFDNLRLSREAYCGIVEGRVTRWNDPLIAQQNPGQNLPDQPITFAHRSDGSGTTFIFVNHIDAACPNWPAGVGTSVNWPTGVGGQGNEGVAAQIQQNEGTIGYIEYAYAKLNNIQMAELQNRSGNFIFPSAESAAATFEGVEIPEDFGLTVPDPENAQAFPIAGLTWIMIYPQYQDAAKWNTLQNVLTWALTDGRPIAEELGYIPMPDTIVQRIQQVMSEVQTQSQ, from the coding sequence ATGCGTTTACGTCTGAACTCCCTCAACCCCACTCGTCTTGCGGCCACATCTTTATCAGCAGTTGCGTTAGCTTTCAGCGTTACCGCTTGTGGTCCCCGTACCGCCGAAACCCCCACACCGGGAACTGCTACCACTCAAGGGGGGGGTAGCGGGCAAACGGTGACTTTGAGTGGTGCCGGTGCGTCCTTCCCTGCTCCTTTATATCAACGCTGGTTTGCGGCTTACAACCAAGATGTCGATCGCAACGTGCAAGTCAGCTATCAATCTGTGGGTAGCGGTGCCGGGTTAGAACAATATATTAATGGCACCGTAGACTTTGGCGCGAGCGACGCACCCATTCAAGGCGATCGCTTAAAATCTTTCCAAGACAAATACACCGCAGAACCCATCCAAATCCCAATGGCGGCGGGGGCTGTCGTTCTGGCTTACAATCTCCCCGGTTTTGATAACCTCAGACTCTCTCGCGAAGCCTATTGCGGCATTGTAGAAGGTCGCGTCACCCGCTGGAATGACCCCTTAATTGCCCAACAAAACCCCGGACAAAACCTTCCCGACCAACCCATCACCTTTGCTCACCGTTCCGATGGTAGCGGAACCACCTTTATTTTCGTTAACCATATTGATGCTGCTTGTCCCAATTGGCCGGCTGGCGTTGGCACTTCCGTGAACTGGCCGACTGGCGTTGGCGGTCAAGGAAACGAAGGGGTTGCGGCTCAAATTCAGCAAAACGAAGGCACCATCGGCTACATCGAGTACGCCTACGCTAAACTGAACAATATTCAAATGGCAGAACTGCAAAACCGTTCCGGGAATTTCATCTTCCCCTCAGCGGAATCTGCGGCTGCCACCTTTGAAGGCGTTGAAATTCCCGAAGACTTTGGTTTAACCGTACCTGACCCAGAAAATGCCCAAGCGTTCCCCATTGCAGGCTTGACTTGGATCATGATTTATCCGCAATATCAAGATGCAGCGAAGTGGAACACCTTACAAAATGTTCTGACTTGGGCGTTGACTGACGGTCGCCCCATTGCTGAAGAACTCGGTTATATCCCCATGCCTGACACCATTGTTCAGCGCATTCAACAAGTAATGAGCGAAGTTCAAACTCAGTCTCAGTAA
- a CDS encoding 50S ribosomal protein L25/general stress protein Ctc, translating into MEVTLEGRKRQPGSKPNALRREGQIPANLYGHKGTEAIHLTVDAKSVELLLKKATVNNTVIRLNIPDEPWQGITLLREVQTHAWKGFPYHLSFFAIASQDSLQVVVPLSYVGEAVGVKQDGGVLDTTLNELQVECSPDSIPDSIEINVSEMNIGDTLYLKDIILPSGAQALGDPDLAVVSVLQPRVSEAATETEDALEGIQYGLEAEGEVEGETAEATTETETAAE; encoded by the coding sequence ATGGAAGTTACACTCGAAGGTCGTAAGCGCCAACCTGGCAGCAAACCCAATGCCCTGCGCCGCGAAGGTCAAATTCCGGCGAACTTATACGGACATAAGGGAACCGAAGCGATTCACCTCACCGTTGATGCTAAAAGCGTTGAACTGCTGCTCAAAAAAGCAACAGTGAATAACACGGTGATTCGGTTAAATATTCCCGATGAACCTTGGCAAGGTATCACCCTGTTGCGGGAAGTGCAAACCCATGCTTGGAAAGGGTTCCCCTATCACCTCAGCTTTTTTGCGATCGCCTCTCAAGATAGCCTGCAAGTGGTGGTTCCTCTCAGCTATGTGGGCGAAGCCGTAGGCGTGAAACAAGACGGCGGCGTTTTAGATACCACCTTGAATGAACTGCAAGTGGAATGCAGCCCCGATAGCATCCCGGATTCAATTGAAATCAATGTTTCCGAGATGAATATTGGCGATACCCTCTACTTAAAAGACATCATTCTGCCCTCTGGCGCGCAAGCATTGGGCGATCCCGATTTAGCGGTGGTTAGCGTTCTGCAACCGCGAGTCTCGGAAGCTGCCACAGAAACTGAAGATGCGCTTGAAGGGATTCAGTACGGCTTAGAAGCAGAAGGCGAAGTTGAAGGCGAAACCGCAGAAGCCACAACTGAAACTGAAACCGCTGCTGAATAA